The genomic stretch GTGTGTGGGCCTATTCCATATTCTTCCCTGTGGTGGAGATACTGAGTTCCACTTCCATCGCGCTGCTCATCTGGTGGGGACTGCGCTCTATCGGCACAGGCCATGAAGATCCCTACGCGCTCTTTGGGGAAGTGCTCGCCTTCATCCTCTATATCCAGATGCTCTACCGCCCCATACGTCAACTGGCAGACCGCTTCAACGTGCTCCAAATGGGTATGGTGGGTAGCGAACGGGTATTCGAGGTGCTGGATACTGAAGCATCGTTACAGATAGAAGGAAATGCCGTTCAGACCCGATTGAACGGGGACATCCGTTTTGAGAATGTATGGCTGGCCTATAGCGGAGATGAATATGTGCTGAAGAATATCGACCTGCATGTGAGCGAAGGACAGACAGCGGCATTTGTAGGGTCTACGGGTGCGGGGAAATCGAGTATCATCAATCTGGTGGGCCGATTCTACGAATTCCAGAAAGGCCGTATCACGGTGGGCGGTGTAGATATACGACAGATCGAACCGGAGTTCCTGAGAGAGCACATCTCAGTGGTCCAACAGGATGTATTCCTCTATTCGGATTCCATCCACAACAATATTTCTCTGAAGAATCCGCAGATCACCGAGGCAGACGTGGTAGCAGCTTCCAAGGCCATCGGTGCACATGATTTCATCATGCAATTACCGGGTGGTTATGATTTCAATGTTGCCGAACGTGGACGCATGTTATCGGTGGGGCAACGCCAGTTGATCTCTTTCATACGCGCCTATGTGCATCAACCTGAGATACTGATCCTGGATGAGGCTACCAGCTCTATCGATTCCGAGAGTGAGGCATTGATACAGCGAGCACAAGAAGTTCTCACGGAAGGCCGCACCTCTCTGGTGATCGCCCATCGACTTTCTACCATCCAGAATGCGGATGTCATCTATGTGTTGGACAAAGGCCGTATCGTAGAGTCTGGAAGACACGAAGAACTATTGGAAGAAGGGGGACGCTACAAGCGCCTTTACGACCTACAATTCAGCTGAACTCAGGTCT from Flavobacteriales bacterium encodes the following:
- a CDS encoding ABC transporter ATP-binding protein produces the protein VWAYSIFFPVVEILSSTSIALLIWWGLRSIGTGHEDPYALFGEVLAFILYIQMLYRPIRQLADRFNVLQMGMVGSERVFEVLDTEASLQIEGNAVQTRLNGDIRFENVWLAYSGDEYVLKNIDLHVSEGQTAAFVGSTGAGKSSIINLVGRFYEFQKGRITVGGVDIRQIEPEFLREHISVVQQDVFLYSDSIHNNISLKNPQITEADVVAASKAIGAHDFIMQLPGGYDFNVAERGRMLSVGQRQLISFIRAYVHQPEILILDEATSSIDSESEALIQRAQEVLTEGRTSLVIAHRLSTIQNADVIYVLDKGRIVESGRHEELLEEGGRYKRLYDLQFS